One Bdellovibrionota bacterium genomic window, AGTGTGAGCGCGATGCCCGCCGAAGCGACATCGTGGGTGTTCCAGGGCACGTCTCCGCTTCGTCTGGATCGTTTTCTGGCCGATCAGTTGACCGGAATTTCTCGCTCCTACATTCAAGATCTGATCGTCCAGGGGATCGTACGTGTGAACGGAATCAAAGCTCGAAAAGGGCATCTGCTGAACGAAGGAGATCGGGTCGACATGGACTCTTTTGCGCGGCCGGAGGAGCGGGAGATCGAACCGAGTCCCGACATTCCCTTGCATATCCTCTGGCAGTCTTCCGATTTTCTTGTGGTCGATAAACCGGCGGGACTCCCCACTCATCCCAATGATTTTTCCGATCGGAACACTTTAGCCAATGCGTTGTTGGCCCGCTTTCCTGCGATTGGAAATGTCGGCGACGATCGCCTTCGTCCCGGAATCGTCCATCGGCTCGATACCGACACGTCAGGGCTGCTCCTGATTGCGCGCACGCAGGAAACGTTTCGTGTCTTACGCAAGCTGTTTGACGAGCGGAAAATTCAAAAAACCTATGTTGCGCTCGTTCTGGGAGACATCGAACAACCGGGTGAAATTCGGGCGCCGCTGGCCCATCACCCGAAGAACCCGCGAAAAATGGTGGCCGTCAAAGAGGGGACCGAAATCCGCTCGCGCCCACGAGACGCCCTGACATTATATGAACCGATCGAGCGTTTCGGCCTGTACACTCTTCTGAAGGTGCAAACCAAGAGCGGGCGAATGCACCAGATCCGTGTTCACTTGAGCTCGATCGGCCATCCTCTCGCAGGCGACCGTCTCTACCAAACTTCACAAGAGCGGTCTCGGGATTCTCTTGGAATGAAGAGGCATTTTCTTCACGCCACAGAAATCAAAGTACCGATTCCTTCGGATCCGTCGCCGCACTGCTTTGAAAACCCGGTGGCCGCAGAACTTCAGACCGTTCTGGAACAGTTGAGGCACCGGCCGTAACCTTCGTTCTGCTCGCTGGAATGGGAGTTCTTACTTCGGGAGTCCCGCAAGCAAGCGATGGAGGCAACGGTTAAGCATTACAATTCAATAGGTTAAATAAAATTTGAAATTCCAATTTTTGCGAACCGGGCACGAAAAAAATTGCACGCCCAATGGCTTGAAACAAAAGGGTTTTTGGCTGTTTCGCTGGCGGTTGAATTTGGTCCGCTGAAGCATGGCCCAAATCAGATCCGGCTGAAAATAAAAGACCTTCCTAACACATCGAATTTACAAGAAATCTTCATTGGTACGCGGGTTGCTCTTCTAAGGCTGTCTGTATGATGGGGATGCGCTCATTTATGCAATTCAGCTCACGCCGGAAAGCGCCCAATCGTGGAATGGCTCTCATGGTGGTGATTCTCGCGCTTGTGGTTATCACGGTGATCGGCGTGATGGCCCTCAAAGGCTCTATCCTCGGACAGAAAATCGCCGGAAACCGTTCGCAAAAAATGAGTCTGGATAATCTGGCCCGCTCGGCCCTGGAAATCATTCAGCAGCGGATGCACGACCGAATGAATCTACCCGCCAAGAGTCCCGACGGTGACGATTGGGATTGGGCGAACGACGAGCCGAAGAAATTTGTCGTCGCTGCGGATCACACGCCTCTCTGCGACGGAAGCGCAGCTCCAGGCTCGTGCCACGGCTGGTTGATTGGAGGGACCTGCTATCACGGATATCGGCTGCAGAATGCGGAGAATGTCGATTGCCAAGTCCAGGAGTACGCGGCTGATTTCAAATGGGAGGGGGAACAGAGTCCTGCCGTCGGCGTATTTAAACCTTGCCTCACTTCGAACAATTGCACTTCGGATGAAAGCAACCAGTGGACGGCAAAGTATGTTTCCGACACGCCCAGAACCTCCGGCGAAGTCGACATCTTGAATGACGGGATAAATGATTTTGGCCATCAGATTGAAGTACAAGTGGAGGCGTTCGATAGCAAGAGCGGCAAAAAGGTAGTCGTTCGAGCCGACATTTTGTTGGTCGCACCATCCCCTTCCGCGCCCGCAGCCATACCCATGTACGCGAACGTCATTTCACGAATGAGCTTGATGAGCGGCTTCATAAAGGGTTCCGTGGCGCAGATTCTCGATCCGGCGATGTTCCCGCACAAACATGCATCCGTCACCGGCGCGGATCTTGGGCCGGTTGATTCCTATTACTTCAATATCGGCGAATTCGGGATGCTCCATTGGAGTTGTAAGAAGCTGTTTTCGGGTCTCTTCGGTCAGCAAGACCCGTGTTTATCTCAGGCCACCGTTCTCCGCTTCGACCGCGAAACAAACAACGTCGCCTTGAATGCCTTCTACGCGAATATGCAGGTGGGAGGCGTCGTAACGAATCTTGAACTGGGTTCGCGGCTCTTCCCACAAGTTTCACCTCCTCCGGCTCCGGGTTTAGTCGTCGATGACGGCGACGGCGCGACGGGAGACACCAATAATGGTCCCCTCCCGGACGATGTCCTGATCAACCAGGATCCAACTGTGAATTCGATTTACAAAACCGCAATCGTTGGAAGGGATCGCTACGGCGCCATGCCAACGCCTGCGTTACAACGAATCGCTAACGGCACATTGGCAGCTACCGGAAACTGCATCGATCGAAATACAGGTACGACGGACGCGTTCACCCCTACAAACGTATTGGACAACGACGGAACCAGCGACCATATCGATCACTCAAACGTTGTTCTCAAACCCGATGCCGGGTGTTCGATCGAGGCTTCCGGAACTTTCGTCATTGATGGCGACCTCATCATCGCGGGGAATGGTCAAGGGGCCTTTAAGGCGCCAAGCGGAATTATGGATGCCACGCTTTTCGCGACCGGAAACATTTACATCTTGAACGATATCAATGTGGCGAACGGTCCGCCTGAAATCATAGCGCCATCGATTCCTGGGTCCGATCGGGCTTACCCGAACGGTTTTCGTCTGGCCGGTGGATGGCAGGCTAGCACCGGCTGTCCCCTAGGCGGCGTAGGCTGTGCCGTTGGAAGTGTCTTCGACAAGCTGGCTCTCATGGCGAACGGTCACATCATTGTCGGCAACCTGGCCAACAGCAATAATTTCGCTCATGCGATGACGTACGCTAATACCGAACTCAATTATTTCAACATCGATATGACGGGGGACGGAGTCGGCGATCTCATAGTGCCGGACGGCTATCGCCCAAGCTCGACGCCTCGGAATCTTGGAGGGAGCAGCTTTCAAGTCCAGCGAGACACATGTGCCGAACAGTCCAGCCGAGGATTTGAAGTTCACTGCAATACCCAAGCGATCGGTCTTTTGCCGGCCGGCTCGTCCCTGGTGGACCAAGTGTATAATTTCGCCTTCGCGGAGGAGTCAGGAACCGCGAGCCAAGCGGGCTATGGCTACGTCCGCAATTCATCGGACACAACGCCGGGCCCAGCCACCCCAGGGCGAGCGGTGGTGACGGATCCGGATTTCGAAAGTGGCCCGCCGATCAATGGGGCTCAGAGTGACCTGTTTCGGAATGGATGGATTTCAACGGATATGTTTCGTCAATTAGCCGGCGGAACGATAGTCCCAGCGAATCCGCAGCTTCAACATGATTCGTTTGATCCGGATTATGTCAACCGCGCACATTACATTGCCGCGAAGCTCTATGCCGGCGGAACAATTCTGGGACTGGGGAGTTTTGATGACAAATATAACCTGCCATCTGGGGTACCGAATCCGGACAGCCCTACGGGTGCTAATTTCTATTCGAATACATCGAATAATCGCAGTCTGGATTTGCTGAAAAGGGTGACGGACACCGGCCGCTACGATCAGCGCTGTACGAGTGCCGCTCCGGGCGACATTCCTTATTTGTCACCGACAGCGAGCGGCACGCGGCCTTCGGGAATCGATATCTTCGGAGGTGTTTACGCACCCTACATCAACATACTGTCAACCAGCGGTCTTTGTGTGTATCGCGACAATCGCGAAGTTGAATTGGGAGAGGCACCGATCTTGGTCATTCCGGGCCCGGCTTACCAGGAGGATATTCTTGCGCGTCCATAAAAAACGCCAGAGCGGTTTCGGATTGATAGAGCTCATGATCTCTCTTCTGGTTCTGACGATTGTTTTGCTCGGAGCCTACAAATTTATGAACCGGGTTTCGCG contains:
- a CDS encoding pilus assembly PilX N-terminal domain-containing protein — its product is MQFSSRRKAPNRGMALMVVILALVVITVIGVMALKGSILGQKIAGNRSQKMSLDNLARSALEIIQQRMHDRMNLPAKSPDGDDWDWANDEPKKFVVAADHTPLCDGSAAPGSCHGWLIGGTCYHGYRLQNAENVDCQVQEYAADFKWEGEQSPAVGVFKPCLTSNNCTSDESNQWTAKYVSDTPRTSGEVDILNDGINDFGHQIEVQVEAFDSKSGKKVVVRADILLVAPSPSAPAAIPMYANVISRMSLMSGFIKGSVAQILDPAMFPHKHASVTGADLGPVDSYYFNIGEFGMLHWSCKKLFSGLFGQQDPCLSQATVLRFDRETNNVALNAFYANMQVGGVVTNLELGSRLFPQVSPPPAPGLVVDDGDGATGDTNNGPLPDDVLINQDPTVNSIYKTAIVGRDRYGAMPTPALQRIANGTLAATGNCIDRNTGTTDAFTPTNVLDNDGTSDHIDHSNVVLKPDAGCSIEASGTFVIDGDLIIAGNGQGAFKAPSGIMDATLFATGNIYILNDINVANGPPEIIAPSIPGSDRAYPNGFRLAGGWQASTGCPLGGVGCAVGSVFDKLALMANGHIIVGNLANSNNFAHAMTYANTELNYFNIDMTGDGVGDLIVPDGYRPSSTPRNLGGSSFQVQRDTCAEQSSRGFEVHCNTQAIGLLPAGSSLVDQVYNFAFAEESGTASQAGYGYVRNSSDTTPGPATPGRAVVTDPDFESGPPINGAQSDLFRNGWISTDMFRQLAGGTIVPANPQLQHDSFDPDYVNRAHYIAAKLYAGGTILGLGSFDDKYNLPSGVPNPDSPTGANFYSNTSNNRSLDLLKRVTDTGRYDQRCTSAAPGDIPYLSPTASGTRPSGIDIFGGVYAPYINILSTSGLCVYRDNREVELGEAPILVIPGPAYQEDILARP
- a CDS encoding RluA family pseudouridine synthase; protein product: MPAEATSWVFQGTSPLRLDRFLADQLTGISRSYIQDLIVQGIVRVNGIKARKGHLLNEGDRVDMDSFARPEEREIEPSPDIPLHILWQSSDFLVVDKPAGLPTHPNDFSDRNTLANALLARFPAIGNVGDDRLRPGIVHRLDTDTSGLLLIARTQETFRVLRKLFDERKIQKTYVALVLGDIEQPGEIRAPLAHHPKNPRKMVAVKEGTEIRSRPRDALTLYEPIERFGLYTLLKVQTKSGRMHQIRVHLSSIGHPLAGDRLYQTSQERSRDSLGMKRHFLHATEIKVPIPSDPSPHCFENPVAAELQTVLEQLRHRP